The Petrotoga miotherma DSM 10691 sequence GGAACACAAAGAATATATCTGATACACAGACCACAAAGATACATGTGTAAAAAAACAGGGAAAAGCTTCAGAAATGAGAAGATAAGTTATAGATGGCAAAGAATAACAAGAGCAGAGACAGAAAACCTTGTAAAGAATTTGCGTAAGATGAGCATATCGGCAATCGCGAAAGAGCACGGTGTAAGTGTGAGAACTGTGAGTAATTTATTAGATTCGATTGAAGTAAAGGTAGATTGGACGAAATTTCAAGATATGGAAGATATAAAGTTAGGGATAGATGAACACTCATTTAGAGGGTTTAAGATGGTGACGACGATAGTAGAATTGAACACATCAAACACGATAGCGATATTAAAATCAGACAAAAAAGAAGAGTTGAAAGGATTTTTAAATAAAATACCGTATAAAATAAAACAAAAGATAACAGAAGCGGCTATCGATATGAGAGCCTCTTTTAAGAATGCAGTCAAAGAAGAATTACTTGGAGTGAAAGTAGTAGCGGACCATTTTCATGTAGTAAAAGACGCACAGAAAAAGCTAAGAGAAAGTATAAAAATAGAAGAAGAAGTAACGAATAACAATACAAAGATACCTGTAAAATTGTTCTTTTTGAATGGAAAGAAATTATTAAAAGAGAAGAAAAAGGTAAAGAAATTATACAAAACATTGAAGGAACATCCATATCTAAAAGAGTATTATAGATACCTACTAATGTTGAAATGGATGTATAAAGCAGAAACGTATGAAGAAGGGAAAAGAAGATTACACATATTGATAGGGAAGATGGAAGAAAGTGAAGATCCTCAGGTATGGAGATGGGCCAAAACATATATAAGGTGGGAAAAAGAAATACTCCAATATTTCGTTAATAGAACAACGACGGCTAAAGTAGAAGGACGTCATACGCACATAAAATTAATAAAAAGAATAAGTTTTGGATTCAAGGAAGTTTTGAGATATACCAAAAAAGTTCTATTAGGAGTGATGCCAGAAAGATTCATAAAACTACCAAATTTCATCACAGAAGGAACAACATATTGTAAACAGTTATCCTTTCTGAGCTGAAATTACTTAACAAAAAAATCGCTGTATTACCTTTTTCATCATCTCTTCAGTCTATTCTATCAACCATATTTGACAAGGAGCCACGGCTGTATTGACAAAATAATGTTGATATGTTATAATGATTTTTGTGGACTTAGTTAATGGGACGTAGCCAAGCGGCAAGGCGACGGACTTTGACTCCGTTATTCGTAGGTTCGAATCCTACCGTCCCAGCCAAAAAAAGGGAGGTATAACCTCCCTTTTTTATTACGTTTCTATCATTGGATATTCGACGGAGTTGCAACTTGAGATGTATCTGTAGAAGTATTAGAGGTATTATTAGCTTCTTCTATTTCTTTTTGTACACTTTCTATCATACTATCAATATTAGTATAATAGTTAGGATCGATCTTTTTTATTGTTTCCAAATAAGACAATTTAATTTCCTTTAACCCTAATAAATCAGTTAAATCTAATCCAACATCCAATGCTTCTAATTTTGTATCGGTTGCTGCCTGGGTAGCATCTACAACTGTTTGAACATTTACCAAGATTTCAGTGATCTGTTGTTGAAAATATGAAAATAAATATTGGGATCCTAAATAAGAGGCGTATTGTTTTAACTGATCCAACTGTAACTTCGAATAGCTAACCTTTACTTTTGGATCTTGAGGGTTCAACTGATAATAAAGTTGAACTACTGTGTTAGAAGAAGGATACTGTGCATAAAGATCGGCTAATACCTTTTTTAACTTTTCAGTGTAATCTTGTGATTTAGTTTGTAATTCTGCTCTCATAACGCTTGCATCTTCTGTAGTACTTACTCCCAAAGCCTCAAGGGATTCTTTGGAACTTAAATAACTTTTAGCATCTTGATATTTCGATATTTCACTCGATAAAGAAGTACTTTCATCCGTAGTTGATTGAGCGTTCAATTCTTCGAGTTTGTTATTTATAGCATCCAAACCTAGTGAAACAATAGCTGGATCCACAAATTCAGATAAGCTAAGATATTGATTTATGGAAGTAGTTTGCTCATTATATAACCCCATTAGCTGGCTTACAACCATCGTATATACAGCTAAATAATCCGAATCAACTTCCATTGAAATTTCATTACCTTCGAACACAATACTTTCTAATTCTTTCGCTAATTCTTCTAATCTTTCTACATCTGTACCCGCTTTCGTTAACTCGTACATATACATCAATTTTGTATCGTAATAATTCCTTCCAAAGTTTTCACTTTCTTTATAATTAGACAACCAATTATCATACTTTTGACCTTGAACTGTGCTTTCTACTTCAGCATATACATCATCATACAAAAATATATCTTCGGGTTTTTCAAATATTTTCCTATCAAGTACTCTTATCAAATGGAAACCCTCCGACGTTTGTACAGGTCCAATAATTTCACCAACTTGTCCATTAAATGCTGCATCTTCAAAACTTTTTTCATACTGCCCGTGTTTTATCCATCCAATCTCTCCAGAATTAGTAGCATTAGAAGTATCCTTTGAATACAAAGAAGCGGCATCTTCAAAAGTTATCTCACCTGTTTCAATCTTTTCCTTGATGCTATTGGCGGTTGCCTCATCTGAAAAAAGTATATGCTGTACTCTAACTTCTTCATAATCATTCTTTATACTTTCGAAGTTTTGTTCGATATAAGCTAAAGCATCTTCTCTGGAAGTTGGTGCCACTGCGTCTTTAACCGCACTATTTATCAAATCGGTCTCCACTGTTTGTTGTAAACTGGAAATTAAAATATTTCGAATATTTTGTTCACTACCATAATATTGAAGCATATTATCCCAATTTGATTCATCAGATTTGTATTGAGATATATATTGATCGACTTGTGTATTTACCTGATTATTCACTTCTTCTTTAGAAGGCAACAGATCGTTTTGCTCCGCATAATATCTTACAATTTTTTCGTCAAAGAGTAAATCTACCACTTGATTATCAAGTGTTAAATAATCAAAAATAGGATCCAACTGTTGACCGTAATACTGTTGATAGATCTGTGCTTGCTGTTGAGTTATATTATCTACTTCACTCTTCATTATCCAATAGGGATAATCTAAATCTATGCCGTCTTTAGTGATAACTAAAACAGAGTCTTCTTTCCTCAGTGTGTCTCTATTTTGTGAAGTGGTCGCAGGGTTTCGAGATGATACATAAGTTGCCACAGACCACCAAACTATACCTGCTAAAAAACCTGCTATAACTATTATAGTGATCAGTCTTTCGTGCTTTTTAAACCAATTATTCATTCACTAATGCCTCCTAAACTCTTAAAATTTTACTGTCTTTAGCAACGAACTGCATTTGATTTTAATTTTACCACATTTTTTTGAATTTCCCCAATGTTTAATCTTTTATTATTGAAAAAAGGGGATATATTAATATCCCCTTTAAAGTCTCTATATTTTTGTTCTAATAGGTTTATCTTTAGAAATTTCCTCCAAAGCCAACAATCTATCCCATTTAGCGTCGACATAATTTTGAAGTTCTTCCAATATTTCGTTAGCATCCGGCCTTTTCATAAGCTTGCTGTATCTTCCTAATTTGGTTATGTAATCTTTTACTGGTTTGAATGTTTTAGGCTTCTTAGTAACTTTGTAAACGCCCATATTGTATTCCCATAATGGCCAATACTTTGTTTCAACAGCTAATTTAGTTACTTCTGGACCTGAATCGTCAGGAATTCTCCAAAATCTTACACATGGTGCCAACATAGCAATGAAAGAAGGCCCTTTGAACTCTAATGCTGCTTGCATCTTTCTCATAAAATCCCAAGGTTCGGCAGTTGCTGCGGTTGCAGCATAAACGCCTTCATGACCAGCTACTATATCAACTATACTCTTTTTCAATTGTAACTTCCCTGATATAGCCTTACCGACGGGAGCGGTAGTTGAATCGGCACCTGGAGGGGTAGATCCAGATCTTTGGTTACCTGTGTTCATGTACCCTTCGTTATCATACAAGATGTAAACAAAATCGTGTCCTCTTTCTATTGCTCCAGATAATGATTGTAACCCTATATCGTAAGTGCCACCATCACCAGCAAATGCGATAAATTTTATCTTATCGTTGTCTATTTTTCCTCTGTTTAAGAGGGATCTATAAGCAGCTTCAGCCCCGGATATTGTAGCTGCAACATTTTCAAAGGCGTTGTGTATATAAGGCACATTCCAAGAAGTAAACGGGTATATTGTGGAAGAAACTTCCAAACAACCTGTGGCGGCTGCCACTACAGGTTCATAACCCATACTTTTTGCAGCCAAAGTAGCCCAATTTGCAACCATCGGAGCATTACAACCCGGACACAATCTATGGCCTTGTGTAAAACCCCAATCATGTGTTTCAACGTATCCTACTATATCTCTAATATTAGGCACAATTATTCACCTCCGATTATTCTCTTAAACCCAAGTATCTTTGTTCATCAGCTATAAGATTACCTTGAAGAGCATCTTCAAATGCTTCTCTTATCATTTCAGGGGTTGTGTCTCTTCCTCCTAAACCATAAATATAAGAACCTAAAGAAGGCCGAGAAGCAACCTCGTACAAAGAAGATTTTACTAAGGAATACAAAGGGGCTTCTTTCCCAAAAGACATTGCTCTATCTAAAACAACTACACCCTTTCTTCCATTTAAAACTTGCTGAAATTCTTTCTTAGGGAAAGGAGTAAAGACTTGAGGTTTCACCAATCCAACCTTATGTCCTTCTTCTCTAAGTTGGTCTACAACATACTTTGCTGTAGATGCAGTAGAATTCAGAACAACCATTAAATAATCAGCATCATCTACTTTGTACAAATCTAGAAAATCGTATCTTCTCCCAGATATCTTTTCGAATTCCTCGAATACTCCAGGAAGCTCTTTGTAGGCATTTTTCATAGCTTCCTCTTGTTGACGATGATGTTCAAAGTAATAATCAAAAAGATCCAATGGACCATAAGTAACAGGATTTTTTGTGTTTAAAAGAGAATATTTAGGGTTCCAACTTCCCACAAACTCCCTTACCACTTCATCATCTAACATCTCGAAGCTCTCGACTCCATGAGAAGTAATGAAACCATCCAAATTCACCATCGCTGGTAACAATACATTCTCTTTTTCCGCCAATTTGGTAGCCATTATTGTAAAATCATAGGCTTCTTGATGGTTTTCAGTGAAGAACTGGATCCATCCAGAATCTCTTACCATCATGGCATCGGAATGATCACAGTGTATATTGATGGGTCCGGATAATGCCCTATTCACAATAGGCATTACTATGGGAAGTCTGTAAGAAGCCGCTATATATACTATTTCTGACATTAAGGCTAACCCATTTGCAGCTGTGGCTGTCATAGTTCTGGCCCCAGATGCCGCGGAACCTACCACTGCACTCATAGCCGAGTGTTCAGATTCCACAGGAACCATCACAGTATCTACAATGCCATCGGATACGAATCCTGCATAATATTCAACAATTGGTGTTTGAGGAGTTATTGGATAAGCTGCCACCACGTCAGGATTAATCTGCCTCATAGCGTGTGCAACAGCAGCAGCTCCAGTAACCGTTAATTTTACGGGCATATATTTTAACCTCCTTCACATTTTCGTTAAATAAATTCTGATTCAGATTTCATTTCTATTGCGTTAACTGGACATACAGCTGCACAAACACCGCAGCCCTTACAATAGTCCAAATTCACTTCTCCCAATTTCATCTTTTTACCATCAAGCCCACCACCTATAGCCATATCGGGACAATAAAGCCAACATTGCATACAGTTAGTACATTTTTCTCTATCTATTATAGGTCTTTGAATCCTCCATTCACCTGTTTTGTATTCCCTTGCAGTAGCAGGTTTATCAATTACACCACCAATAGGGATATCTTTCCATCCTTTCAAATCACTCACTAAGTTTCACCTCCTGGTACCCTCTCTCCAGTGCTCTAATATTGGCTCTTACCACTTCATCAGAGAACTTTTTGGAGAAAGCAGCCTTGATTTTTTCTTTAACGGCATCTAAAGGTACTATATCGGTAGCTCTTATCAAAGCTCCTATCATAACAGTGTTAGGTATACCCCTTTTTATTTCTTCCAATGCTATGTTCGTAGCAGGTATTACACCGGTTTTTCCTTTATACCCCGTTAAATTTCTTACCTCTTCGATGCTTCTAGTTGTGTTGACTAACAACAATTTATCCTCAGCCAAACCAGATGTTACTTCTGAATTTTTTAAAAGTGTGTCGTCTATAACAACTACCACATCGGGAGTCTCTATGTTACTTTTAATTCTAATAGGAACATCCGCAACCCTGTTAAAAGCTTTCATCGGAGCACCGGATCTTTCTGCTCCATATTCTGGAAATGAACTTGAATACTTCCCAGCTTCTTCTGCAGCTTCTGTTAAAAATTGAGAAGCACTTTTCGCGCCTTGTCCTGCTCTTGCATGCCACCTTATCTCAAAATATTTTTCTGGCAAGGTTCTTATCCTCCCTTCAAGTAATAATTTTCAATAAATTAGTTTGTTCTTTAGTCACTTGAAAATATGGTGTAACCAATATTTCTAAAGATATTATCTATCCATTCATAAAATGAGAGCTTTTCATCGTTAATTTCTTGCTTTTCTAACATTTTATCGAGTTCCAAAAATCTGTTAATATGGTATTTAACTCGATTTTTTGCATATTCTATTGTGGTCCCTGTGGTCATTATAAAAGGCCAATCACTTGCTTGTGCAAGAAGAACCTCTCTCATCATCTGATTTAAAATCCTTTTCTGTAAATTTGTAGGATCCTTAAAAACATTTGCTTTTTCTATCATTCTTTCAGTTATCTCGTGAATATGTTTATAAATCCAATCGTTTTTTCCATTAAGCCAAACATCGTGGTATCCTCCGGCACCCCACGAAGTTTCGCCGGGATAAGTTATTTGAACTTTTTTAACTGTTTGTAAAATCTCAGAAGGTACAGAAAATTCTAACTCTTTATTTTCAAAAGATTGCCTAAAAAGCTCTTCCAAAAATTTCGGACCCTCATACCACCAATGACCAAATAGTTCAGCATCAAAGGGAGCTACAATTACCGGTTCTTCTTCATCTAAAATTGCCGATAATTTCCTGATTTGCGAAGTTTTCTTAAATAAATAATCACTTACATGCTCTTTTACAGCGTTCATGGCTTCACTAAGATCATATATTTCTTTTTTGTCCAAGGATAATGATTTGTTGGTAATACGATGATACTTTATTCCAGTATTACACCTTGTTCCACTTGGATCTACATATGGCCTAATGTAATCGTCTTCTCTGTCATAACCAATATCTTTGTAAAATTCTCGATATCTTGGATCGCCAGGATAACCAACTTCAGAACTCCATATCTGCTCACTCGATTCAGGATCTCTGGCAAAAACAAAAACTTTATTTGGGGTAATAATAGGTCTATACACACCATACCTCGGCTTACTGTCTGCATAAGTAAAACCGTGTGTATCTACAAAAAAATATCGTATATCTTCGTCTGATAAATATTTATCCAGCCCTTTAAAATAAGCGCATTCTGCCAACCACATCCCTTTAGGATGGTCACCAAAGTATTTTTTGAAGGTCAACACGGCAGATTTTATTTGAGCTTTAATAGCCTCTGGATAATCCCGATAAAAAGGTAGATATCCATGTGTTCCATTAGATGTTATCACTTCAATGTAACCTTTATCTTTAAATTCCTTGAAAGCTTTTAATATATCTTGATTATATTCTTCAGAAAAAATATTTATATCTTCTATTAGCTCTCGCCTATAATGTTGGGCTAGTTGGTGTATCTTAGGATCTTCATCTTTTGTCCTAATTATCTCTTTTTCGGTTAATTCTATCAATTTTAATAAATATTTGTGATATTTTTCTCTTAAATCTTTTAAGTTAAACATCGCCATCAACGTTGGAGAGAGGCTTATTGTAAGTTTAAAAGGGATGTTATCTTTTTCTAAAAATTTAAAAATTTTTATTAAAGGAATATATGTCTCAGTTATGGCCTCGAAAAGCCATCTTTCTTCCATAAAATATTCAAAGTCGGGATGGTGAATATAAGGCAAATGAGCATGTAATAAGAGCAAAATTTTTCCCTTTTTACTCTTCATAACTTCAATGGCTGCCAAAATTGGTATCGTTGAATTCTCTTTTGTTTATAAACATTGTTTCACTACTTCCAGAATGTTTTTCAATATTCCAAAGCGCCGGTTCTTCTTTTTTATCTTCTTTAACAATTTTCCCCTCTTTTATCAAAAACCATTCTTCTTTATCTGAACTTTTCATGGATGAAGAAGGCGTTGTAATTTCATTTGATTCTATAAAAGGAGTAAACTCACCTTTTTTATCTTTTACTCCAAGGAAAGCAATATAGGTGGAATTATCTTGTGGGAGGTGGAAATAAGTATTGCCGTTTTGGTCTAATTTTAAATCTGTTTCAATAACCTTTTTTTCTGCTCCTAGATCCTCTGTTGATTTTTTTATGATCCTTATAGCAATATTAGAATTTTTTGTTAATTTTTTTAGTTTTTTTCTACTTTTTTCAGAAAAGTTCCAGTAAACATATACCCAGTTAGGATTGACAGGCATTAATTTAAGTTTTTCCCTTTTATACTTTTGAGGAAGCTCTTTTGATTCATTTGATTTTGGGAGCTTTTGTTGATTTTGTAGATTTTTTGCTAATTTTGTATAATCCGAGACTTTCTCAACTCTTTGATTTGAAGATTCTTCTATCCTTTTAATCTCTTTTCTAACTGCCTTTAAAATCTCTTTTTTATTCATATTTCGTTTTAATTTAATACCTAAATTTTTTGCAATATTCCTCAATTCCTGTATTGTAGGCTCATCAACCTTAAAAGTATCTAATAATTTTTTATCCAATTCCTTTACTTCCATGAAGCACCTCCCAAACCTATAGACACTTTAGAAACTCTAAAACTTTATATATAGCGTCCCTTCGACCCACAACCTGCCTTCTAACGAATTTATTTTTAATATTCAATTCCCTACATAATTGTATCATAAGAAAATTAAATAATTTGACAATAGAGAATTAAATATTGACAAAAGAGATTCCTTGTGATATTATATATTTTGAAAAGTAAGACAGCGGAGCGTAGCGCAGTTGGGAGCGCGCCGGTCTTGGGCACCGGAGGTCGCTGGTTCAAGCCCAGTCGCTCCGACCATTAACGATTCAATGCGGCCGTAGCTCAATTGGTAGAGTATTGGCCTTCCAAGCCAAGGGTTGCGGGTTCGACTCCCGTCGGCCGCTCCAGCGCCTGTAGCTCAACGGATAGAGCATTGGATTTCTAATCCAAGGGTTGAGGGTTCGAGTCCCCCCAGGCGCACCAAACTTTTGGTGGCTGTAGTTCAGTGGAAGAACGCCTGACTGTGACTCAGGATGTCGTGGGTTCAAATCCCACCAGCCACCCCAGCTATAAGAATCCTATCTAGGATTCTTTCTTATTTTCTCCATTAT is a genomic window containing:
- a CDS encoding ISL3 family transposase yields the protein MSNKIIAQILGIDKGFKLKERKDLKKDGEIYFEVRYSKKVGIPECPYKCKGCKDKREYIVRNGKAKERIIKAGKVGTQRIYLIHRPQRYMCKKTGKSFRNEKISYRWQRITRAETENLVKNLRKMSISAIAKEHGVSVRTVSNLLDSIEVKVDWTKFQDMEDIKLGIDEHSFRGFKMVTTIVELNTSNTIAILKSDKKEELKGFLNKIPYKIKQKITEAAIDMRASFKNAVKEELLGVKVVADHFHVVKDAQKKLRESIKIEEEVTNNNTKIPVKLFFLNGKKLLKEKKKVKKLYKTLKEHPYLKEYYRYLLMLKWMYKAETYEEGKRRLHILIGKMEESEDPQVWRWAKTYIRWEKEILQYFVNRTTTAKVEGRHTHIKLIKRISFGFKEVLRYTKKVLLGVMPERFIKLPNFITEGTTYCKQLSFLS
- a CDS encoding peptidylprolyl isomerase, which translates into the protein MNNWFKKHERLITIIVIAGFLAGIVWWSVATYVSSRNPATTSQNRDTLRKEDSVLVITKDGIDLDYPYWIMKSEVDNITQQQAQIYQQYYGQQLDPIFDYLTLDNQVVDLLFDEKIVRYYAEQNDLLPSKEEVNNQVNTQVDQYISQYKSDESNWDNMLQYYGSEQNIRNILISSLQQTVETDLINSAVKDAVAPTSREDALAYIEQNFESIKNDYEEVRVQHILFSDEATANSIKEKIETGEITFEDAASLYSKDTSNATNSGEIGWIKHGQYEKSFEDAAFNGQVGEIIGPVQTSEGFHLIRVLDRKIFEKPEDIFLYDDVYAEVESTVQGQKYDNWLSNYKESENFGRNYYDTKLMYMYELTKAGTDVERLEELAKELESIVFEGNEISMEVDSDYLAVYTMVVSQLMGLYNEQTTSINQYLSLSEFVDPAIVSLGLDAINNKLEELNAQSTTDESTSLSSEISKYQDAKSYLSSKESLEALGVSTTEDASVMRAELQTKSQDYTEKLKKVLADLYAQYPSSNTVVQLYYQLNPQDPKVKVSYSKLQLDQLKQYASYLGSQYLFSYFQQQITEILVNVQTVVDATQAATDTKLEALDVGLDLTDLLGLKEIKLSYLETIKKIDPNYYTNIDSMIESVQKEIEEANNTSNTSTDTSQVATPSNIQ
- a CDS encoding thiamine pyrophosphate-dependent enzyme; its protein translation is MVPNIRDIVGYVETHDWGFTQGHRLCPGCNAPMVANWATLAAKSMGYEPVVAAATGCLEVSSTIYPFTSWNVPYIHNAFENVAATISGAEAAYRSLLNRGKIDNDKIKFIAFAGDGGTYDIGLQSLSGAIERGHDFVYILYDNEGYMNTGNQRSGSTPPGADSTTAPVGKAISGKLQLKKSIVDIVAGHEGVYAATAATAEPWDFMRKMQAALEFKGPSFIAMLAPCVRFWRIPDDSGPEVTKLAVETKYWPLWEYNMGVYKVTKKPKTFKPVKDYITKLGRYSKLMKRPDANEILEELQNYVDAKWDRLLALEEISKDKPIRTKI
- the porA gene encoding pyruvate ferredoxin oxidoreductase, translated to MPVKLTVTGAAAVAHAMRQINPDVVAAYPITPQTPIVEYYAGFVSDGIVDTVMVPVESEHSAMSAVVGSAASGARTMTATAANGLALMSEIVYIAASYRLPIVMPIVNRALSGPINIHCDHSDAMMVRDSGWIQFFTENHQEAYDFTIMATKLAEKENVLLPAMVNLDGFITSHGVESFEMLDDEVVREFVGSWNPKYSLLNTKNPVTYGPLDLFDYYFEHHRQQEEAMKNAYKELPGVFEEFEKISGRRYDFLDLYKVDDADYLMVVLNSTASTAKYVVDQLREEGHKVGLVKPQVFTPFPKKEFQQVLNGRKGVVVLDRAMSFGKEAPLYSLVKSSLYEVASRPSLGSYIYGLGGRDTTPEMIREAFEDALQGNLIADEQRYLGLRE
- a CDS encoding 4Fe-4S binding protein; translated protein: MSDLKGWKDIPIGGVIDKPATAREYKTGEWRIQRPIIDREKCTNCMQCWLYCPDMAIGGGLDGKKMKLGEVNLDYCKGCGVCAAVCPVNAIEMKSESEFI
- a CDS encoding 2-oxoacid:acceptor oxidoreductase family protein, encoding MPEKYFEIRWHARAGQGAKSASQFLTEAAEEAGKYSSSFPEYGAERSGAPMKAFNRVADVPIRIKSNIETPDVVVVIDDTLLKNSEVTSGLAEDKLLLVNTTRSIEEVRNLTGYKGKTGVIPATNIALEEIKRGIPNTVMIGALIRATDIVPLDAVKEKIKAAFSKKFSDEVVRANIRALERGYQEVKLSE
- a CDS encoding glycoside hydrolase family 57 protein, giving the protein MKSKKGKILLLLHAHLPYIHHPDFEYFMEERWLFEAITETYIPLIKIFKFLEKDNIPFKLTISLSPTLMAMFNLKDLREKYHKYLLKLIELTEKEIIRTKDEDPKIHQLAQHYRRELIEDINIFSEEYNQDILKAFKEFKDKGYIEVITSNGTHGYLPFYRDYPEAIKAQIKSAVLTFKKYFGDHPKGMWLAECAYFKGLDKYLSDEDIRYFFVDTHGFTYADSKPRYGVYRPIITPNKVFVFARDPESSEQIWSSEVGYPGDPRYREFYKDIGYDREDDYIRPYVDPSGTRCNTGIKYHRITNKSLSLDKKEIYDLSEAMNAVKEHVSDYLFKKTSQIRKLSAILDEEEPVIVAPFDAELFGHWWYEGPKFLEELFRQSFENKELEFSVPSEILQTVKKVQITYPGETSWGAGGYHDVWLNGKNDWIYKHIHEITERMIEKANVFKDPTNLQKRILNQMMREVLLAQASDWPFIMTTGTTIEYAKNRVKYHINRFLELDKMLEKQEINDEKLSFYEWIDNIFRNIGYTIFSSD
- a CDS encoding DUF4912 domain-containing protein, producing MEVKELDKKLLDTFKVDEPTIQELRNIAKNLGIKLKRNMNKKEILKAVRKEIKRIEESSNQRVEKVSDYTKLAKNLQNQQKLPKSNESKELPQKYKREKLKLMPVNPNWVYVYWNFSEKSRKKLKKLTKNSNIAIRIIKKSTEDLGAEKKVIETDLKLDQNGNTYFHLPQDNSTYIAFLGVKDKKGEFTPFIESNEITTPSSSMKSSDKEEWFLIKEGKIVKEDKKEEPALWNIEKHSGSSETMFINKREFNDTNFGSH